From the genome of Synchiropus splendidus isolate RoL2022-P1 chromosome 17, RoL_Sspl_1.0, whole genome shotgun sequence, one region includes:
- the cfap58 gene encoding cilia- and flagella-associated protein 58 has translation MKEASSAAEDMTESMEDFQFVLSELLVEQNMDRISGEYEKLLEALRKSRENERRLMSKCRELNAELVSSSTKVATALKMTSEDETTINLLKMELDKAWKMIDAAHDTEKKDRESIRNLKAEVADLMKQAEEKSSRVVEKEQNDLLKVNQELTSERDQLMVDVEELRQKLNVATGNLQKMEAQRESVSEKVAQLQQELQVQQNEISREMRLKENLDKEVKQLQGDVEVKNGQIKTLTLQTQKAKEEQVMVEQQLKELKVLHEKATKDLEQQQARNIKLQQESEQLTSVRENLSLENQQIMKELKMREEEVSQMRQEIAKQTRMREAIQKKLNQMEEQKADVDVQRETQRAQISALEKDLESAQKQVDSDKKAIEELMRERDILSKNIIKAVQSTEKQQGLVKTLEQDKKALEHEISCYQHEANKQRKIIQQLEKERDRYINENSSLMQKVQQRLGDLELKETELFDWRKKVTEAESKLKKQENLLESIVSERNLYSKNLIESQADIAELKRKIATMNNQVSGLRDQISVKDLELSKDQQEQERLEKEIEALKAEMQATKLQLQETKQRVDKQKVEQQNLQKVVADGDAEQARLKKQLEQVASERESLGLQLLRRNEERALLCEKIKIQMSILSKGSFHYNQRMEDIRLLKLEVNKLKRKKNILDKTLPNTDDLRRELIHLQKELLRERSRNSDLKDQLKSINIHRWRRLEGSDPGKFELIQKIQALQKRLITKTQEVEEQHQLLEEKEKLYVELKLVLARQPGPEAAEQLQECQRTLREKTKKLQALTAELRMQDAKLSESKSQIETLTDELAAIKKKYLSQKKLHSELKSKNEVETLELLPQLSTKPHYTGGGFRIDKTIRK, from the exons ATGAAA GAGGCATCGTCTGCAGCAGAAGACATGACGGAGTCCATGGAGGACTTCCAGTTCGTCCTCAGCGAGCTGCTGGTGGAGCAGAACATGGACCGGATCAGCGGCGAGTACGAGAAGCTCTTGGAAGCGCTGCGGAAGTCTCGCGAGAACGAGAGGAGGCTGATGTCCAAGTGCAGGGAGTTGAACGCGGAGCTGGTGTCCTCGTCCACCAAGGTTGCAACTGCCCTGAAGATGACCTCGGAGGACGAGACCACCATCAACCTGCTGAAAATG gAGCTGGATAAAGCTTGGAAAATGATCGACGCTGCTCATGACACAGAGAAGAAGGACAGAGAGAGCATTCGAAACCTGAAGGCAGAAGTAGCGGATCTGATGAAACAGGCTGAAGAGAAAAGTAGTCGAGTTGTGGAGAAAGAGCAGAA TGATTTACTTAAAGTAAACCAGGAGTTGACCAGTGAGAGGGACCAGCTGATGGTTGATGTGGAGGAGCTTCGACAAAAGCTCAACGTTGCCACGGGGAACCTGCAGAAGATGGAAGcgcagagagagagtgtgtcagAAAAGGTCGCACAG CTCCAACAGGAGCTCCAGGTTCAGCAGAACGAGATTTCCAGGGAGATGAGGTTGAAGGAGAACCTGGACAAGGAAGTCAAGCAGCTACAAGGAGACGTGGAGGTCAAAAACGGCCAGATAAAAACCCTAACTCTGCAGACTCAGAAGGCTAAAGAGGAACAGGTCatggtggagcagcagctgaaggaacTCAAG GTGTTGCATGAAAAAGCCACAAAGGATTTGGAGCAGCAACAAGCACGAAACATtaagctgcagcaggagagcgAGCAGCTCACATCAGTCAGAGAAAATCTGTCTCTGGAAAACCAGCAAATCATGAAGGAGCTGAAG ATGCGAGAAGAGGAGGTGAGTCAGATGCGTCAGGAGATCGCCAAACAAACACGGATGAGGGAGGCCATTCAGAAGAAGCTGAATcagatggaggagcagaaggcAGATGTGGACGTGCAGAGAGAGACGCAGAGAGCTCAGATCTCTGCTCTGGAGAAAG aTCTGGAGTCGGCGCAGAAGCAGGTTGATAGTGACAAGAAAGCCATTGAGGAgctcatgagagagagagacatcttGAGTAAG AATATCATCAAGGCTGTTCAGTCCACGGAGAAACAGCAGGGCCTGGTCAAGACCCTTGAGCAGGACAAGAAAGCGCTGGAGCACGAGATCAGCTGCTACCAACACGAAGCCAACAAGCAGCGCAAGATCAtccagcagctggagaaggagcgcGACCGCTACATCAATGAGAACAGCAGCCTCATGCAGAAG GTGCAGCAAAGACTCGGTGACCTTGAACTGAAGGAGACCGAGTTGTTTGACTGGAGAAAGAAAGTCACCGAGGCAGAGAGCAAACTCAAGAAACAGGAAAACCTTCTGGAGTCCATTGTGTCTGAAAGGAACCTCTACAGCAAAAACCTCATTGAGTCTCAG GCTGATATTGCCGAGTTAAAGAGAAAGATTGCCACCATGAACAACCAGGTCAGTGGTCTGAGAGATCAGATCAGTGTGAAGGACTTGGAACTGTCCAAAGACCAGCAAGAGCAGGAGCGTTTGGAGAAGGAAATCGAGGCTCTAAAG GCAGAGATGCAGGCCACTAAACTGCAGCTTCAAGAGACGAAGCAGCGAGTGGACAAACAGAAAGTAGAGCAACAAAACCTGCAGAAGGTGGTGGCCGACGGAGATGCTGAGCAGGCTCGGCTGAAAAAGCAACTGGAGCAGGTAG CCAGCGAGAGGGAGAGCCTGGGTCTGCAGCTGCTACGGAGAAACGAGGAGCGAGCGCTGCTCTGTGAGAAGATCAAGATCCAAATGTCCATCCTCAGCAAAGGGAGCTTTCACTACAACCAGCGGATGGAGGACATTCGCCTCCTCAAGCTGGAGGTCAACAAGCTGAagcgcaagaagaacattctggACAAAACTCTGCCCAACACCGACGACCTCAG ACGGGAGCTGATTCACCTTCAGAAGGAGCTGCTCAGAGAACGATCCAGGAACAGCGACCTGAAAGATCAGCTGAAGTCCATTAACATCCACCGATGGAGACGCCTGGAG GGCAGTGACCCCGGCAAGTTTGAGCTCATCCAGAAGATCCAAGCCTTGCAGAAAAGACTCATCACTAAAActcaggaggtggaggagcagcaccAGTTATTAGAG gagaaagagaagctgtATGTGGAACTGAAGCTGGTGTTGGCCCGTCAGCCCGGTCCAGAGGCTGCTGAGCAGCTCCAGGAGTGCCAGAGAACGCTAAGAGAGAAGACCAAGAAGCTGCAG GCTTTAACTGCTGAGCTCAGGATGCAGGACGCCAAACTGAGCGAGTCCAAGAGTCAGATCGAGACTCTGACCGATGAGCTGGCAGCCATCAAGAAGAAGTATCTCAGTCAGAAGAAGCTCCACAG TGAACTGAAGTCGAAGAATGAGGTGGAGACGTTGGAGCTGCTGCCTCAGCTGAGCACCAAGCCGCACTACACTGGAGGAGGCTTCAGGATCGACAAGACCATCAGAAAGTGA
- the fez1 gene encoding fasciculation and elongation protein zeta-1 translates to MEAPLVCLDEEFEDLRPCRMDDLDPPSLNNSSYSTTTTMPLASITREDFSELENFSEMMSFKSMEDLVNEFDEKLNVCFHNYNTKTEGLAPIRNQTHNQEDEEQLQDEDVWDALTDNYNSTWDDPDAEGLNGNMSDQEIHEKEEEEMNEKNDNANCLNDEPLITADQVIEEIVEMMENSPDPGETEEEDEDESNPSLLEEIRQLSQASNNNCSYEGLSLMPSSALVELLHRVEVAIREFSEELVNQLARREELEFEKEVKNTFITALMEVQNKQKEQRDNSKRRRRDKALSLQGGGTVAAMNTGNTGSSGRTEKTGTMPVKRFSMEGLSNILQTGIRQTFGGTGNDKQYLNTVIPYEKKGSPPSVDDLQMLTNILFAIKEDSEKVPTLLTDYILKVLCPT, encoded by the exons ATGGAAGCCCCTCTTGTCTGCCTGGATGAGGAATTCGAGGACCTCCGGCCCTGTCGGATGGACGACCTGGACCCTCCGTCGCTCAACAACTCCTCAtactccaccaccaccaccatgccCCTGGCCTCCATCACCCGTGAGGACTTCTCAGAGCTGGAGAACTTCTCTGAGATGATGAGCTTCAAGTCCATGGAGGACCTGGTCAACGAGTTTGATGAGAAGCTAAACGTCTGCTTCCACAACTACAACACCAAGACGGAGGGACTGGCGCCCATACGCAACCAGACACACAaccaggaggatgaggagcagctACAGGATGAAGA tgtGTGGGACGCTCTGACCGACAACTACAACTCCACCTGGGACGACCCGGATGCAGAGGGGCTCAACGGAAACATGTCTGACCAAGAG ATCCAcgaaaaagaggaggaggagatgaacgaGAAAAACGACAACGCCAACTGCCTGAACGACGAGCCGCTCATCACAGCAGATCAG GTCATTGAAGAGATcgtggagatgatggagaacTCTCCAGATCCTGGcgaaacagaggaggaggacgaagacGAGAGCAACCCGTCTCTGCTGGAAGAGATCAGGCAGCTTTCGCAGGCGTCCAACAACAACTGCTCCTACGAAG GCTTGAGTCTGATGCCCAGTTCTGctctggtggagctgctgcacaGGGTGGAGGTGGCCATCCGTGAGTTCTCCGAGGAGCTGGTCAACCAGCTGGCTCGCAGGGAAGAGCTAGAGTTcgagaaggaggtgaagaacacGTTCATCACGGCGCTGATGGAGGTCCAGAACAAGCAGAAGGAGCAGCGAGACAACAGCAAGCGCCGACGCAGAGACAAGGCTCTGAGCCTGCAGGGAGGCGGCACGGTGGCCGCCATGAACACCGGCAATACTGGGAGCAGCGGGCGCACCGAGAAGACCGGCACCATGCCTGTGAAG cGCTTCAGCATGGAGGGACTTTCCAACATCCTGCAGACGGGCATCAGACAGACCTTCGGAGGCACAGGGAACGACAAACAG TATCTAAACACAGTTATTCCCTACGAGAAGAAAGGCAGCCCTCCGTCAGTGGACGACCTGCAGATGCTCACCAACA TATTGTTTGCCATCAAGGAGGACAGTGAGAAGGTGCCTACACTGCTAACTGACTACATATTAAAAG TGTTGTGTCCCACCTAA